The following are encoded together in the Pedobacter sp. D749 genome:
- a CDS encoding OmpA family protein: MSISKIKIATLSIGLAVGSMAFQSCDSLTKTQKGAGIGAAAGGVIGALIGKKAGNTAVGALIGGAIGGTAGAFIGRRMDRQAAEIQKAIPNAEVIREGEGIIVKFDSGILFDFDKTALKDAAKTNIQSLASSLNQYPDTDIKIIGHTDSRGTEQYNMGLSERRAAAVKAYAVSQGVPSSRLVTMGKGFAEPIADNTTDAGRAANRRVEIVIVANDALKASAQKQG, encoded by the coding sequence ATGAGTATTTCAAAAATAAAAATAGCAACATTAAGTATAGGATTAGCAGTAGGTTCGATGGCATTCCAAAGTTGTGATAGTTTAACTAAAACACAAAAAGGAGCTGGTATTGGTGCTGCAGCGGGTGGTGTTATTGGTGCATTAATCGGTAAAAAAGCTGGTAATACAGCCGTTGGCGCTTTAATCGGTGGTGCTATTGGTGGTACAGCGGGTGCTTTTATCGGTCGTAGAATGGACAGACAGGCGGCTGAAATTCAAAAAGCCATACCTAATGCTGAAGTTATTCGTGAAGGAGAAGGTATTATTGTAAAATTTGATAGTGGTATTTTATTCGATTTCGATAAAACTGCTTTAAAAGATGCAGCTAAAACCAATATTCAGAGTTTAGCTTCGTCACTAAATCAATATCCTGATACAGATATCAAAATTATCGGCCATACCGATAGCCGTGGTACAGAACAATATAACATGGGGCTTTCAGAAAGAAGAGCAGCTGCTGTAAAAGCTTATGCCGTTTCTCAAGGTGTTCCATCATCAAGATTAGTTACCATGGGTAAAGGTTTTGCGGAACCGATTGCAGATAACACTACTGACGCAGGCCGTGCAGCTAATCGTCGTGTAGAAATTGTAATCGTGGCTAACGATGCATTAAAAGCATCAGCGCAAAAACAAGGATAA
- a CDS encoding DUF6263 family protein, producing MRVLATIICSLISISSFAQKTYVLRQNYPTGYRYDFSINSDQIINQKIGGRDVHLTQNIGTDYTFDITEGHNGEKDVKVTYNRIFMKSIAMGTTMTYNSDEQDSTKKNPFSGLKGASFFMTVTPDGGIKTVAGIDKMLDNMASKMTTDTSQVKQIKNALSKQFSEEVVKQTMESSFKIYPERAVKIGDKWTVDTKLQMSMPIETITEYTLKEVKDGIATLSVKGALVSKGSFEVMGNKMETDLNGTNSGETSIDIKTGIVLNSHLRIELYGKMKSMGQDIDFDMQGINKIVGKEVN from the coding sequence ATGAGAGTATTGGCAACCATAATCTGTAGTCTGATTTCGATCAGCAGTTTTGCGCAGAAAACTTATGTATTAAGGCAAAATTATCCAACAGGTTATCGGTATGATTTCTCCATTAACTCTGATCAGATCATCAATCAGAAAATTGGCGGTCGGGATGTGCATTTAACCCAAAATATAGGCACGGATTATACTTTCGATATTACCGAAGGCCACAATGGAGAAAAAGATGTGAAAGTAACCTACAACAGGATTTTTATGAAATCGATTGCGATGGGCACTACAATGACCTATAATTCGGATGAGCAGGACAGCACCAAGAAAAATCCATTTAGTGGCTTAAAGGGCGCTTCTTTTTTTATGACGGTAACGCCAGACGGAGGGATAAAAACCGTTGCGGGCATTGATAAAATGCTTGATAATATGGCGTCAAAAATGACCACAGATACCAGCCAGGTAAAACAGATCAAAAATGCCTTAAGCAAACAGTTCAGCGAAGAAGTGGTGAAACAGACTATGGAATCATCGTTTAAGATATATCCGGAAAGAGCTGTTAAAATTGGCGATAAATGGACGGTTGATACAAAACTGCAAATGAGTATGCCTATAGAAACCATTACGGAATACACTTTGAAAGAAGTGAAAGATGGGATTGCTACCCTGAGCGTAAAAGGTGCATTAGTATCAAAAGGAAGTTTTGAGGTTATGGGCAATAAAATGGAAACCGATTTAAATGGGACCAACTCAGGGGAAACATCTATTGATATTAAAACTGGGATCGTGCTGAACAGTCACCTGCGTATAGAGTTGTATGGGAAAATGAAATCAATGGGCCAGGACATTGATTTTGATATGCAGGGTATTAATAAAATCGTGGGGAAAGAGGTGAATTAA
- a CDS encoding GntR family transcriptional regulator produces the protein MEFRDNKAIYLQIAEYVCEHILLGKWKAEEKVPSVRELAIELEVNPNTVMRTYELLQNKSIINNKRGIGFFVSDDAIEHVKSYRKVLFMDDELPVLFRNIYLLNIGFDELKSKYETFIKENFNA, from the coding sequence ATGGAATTTAGAGATAATAAGGCAATATACCTTCAAATTGCAGAATACGTTTGTGAACATATTTTGCTCGGAAAATGGAAAGCCGAAGAAAAAGTACCCTCAGTTAGGGAATTAGCGATTGAACTTGAAGTTAACCCAAATACAGTAATGCGTACCTACGAATTGCTACAAAATAAAAGCATTATCAATAATAAAAGGGGAATCGGCTTTTTCGTCAGTGATGATGCCATTGAACATGTGAAAAGCTACAGAAAAGTTTTATTTATGGATGATGAACTTCCGGTATTATTCAGGAACATTTATTTATTAAATATTGGATTTGATGAACTGAAAAGCAAATACGAAACATTTATAAAAGAAAATTTTAACGCTTAA
- a CDS encoding ABC transporter ATP-binding protein, protein MILEVKKLQKVYGDKTVVNIEDLQIAAGETVGLVGNNGAGKTTFFRMLLDLIRPTTGEVLSKGQNVMQNDSWKDYTASFLDEGFLIDYLTPEEYFIFIGSLHNLSVADVSAYLNQYGEFFNGEILNSGKYIRDFSKGNQVKVGIAAALMQKPEILILDEPFANLDPTTQIRLKNLLKAQAGNMTTFISSHDLNHVTDVCSRIVLVEKGKVIKDFKTDENTLKELESYFSA, encoded by the coding sequence ATGATTTTAGAAGTTAAAAAATTACAAAAAGTTTATGGCGATAAAACCGTTGTAAACATCGAAGATCTACAGATTGCTGCCGGAGAAACCGTGGGTTTAGTAGGAAATAACGGTGCCGGTAAAACTACTTTCTTTAGGATGCTTTTAGATCTGATTCGCCCAACCACAGGCGAGGTTTTATCGAAAGGCCAAAATGTTATGCAGAATGATTCCTGGAAAGATTATACCGCATCATTTTTGGACGAAGGTTTCCTGATCGATTATTTGACGCCTGAAGAGTATTTTATTTTTATTGGCAGTTTACACAATTTAAGTGTCGCCGATGTTTCTGCATACCTTAACCAATATGGCGAGTTTTTTAATGGCGAAATTCTCAATAGTGGTAAATACATCCGCGATTTTAGCAAGGGAAACCAGGTTAAAGTGGGTATTGCTGCCGCTTTAATGCAAAAGCCAGAGATCTTAATTTTGGATGAACCTTTTGCCAACCTCGATCCAACCACCCAGATCCGCTTAAAGAATTTGTTAAAAGCACAGGCAGGCAACATGACAACTTTTATCTCCAGTCACGATTTAAACCATGTTACCGATGTTTGTAGCAGGATTGTTCTGGTAGAAAAAGGGAAAGTGATCAAAGATTTTAAAACGGACGAAAATACTTTAAAAGAATTGGAGAGTTATTTCTCTGCATAG
- a CDS encoding zinc-dependent peptidase: protein MNSLPFAYLIPIFLIALYLVLKKKKVAVEPLTDVDRKILDDYVGYYHNLDSTDKLRFEQKVAAFFSTVKIEAVGLEMTTLDELLIASSAVIPIFGFDDWQYKNLTSVLLYPDTFNKDFQFDGGERNIMGMVGTGYMNGQMILSRSALRHGFSKSAGKENTAIHEFVHLLDKSDGATDGVPENLLAHEYTLPWIKMMHEEMEKIEDNKSDINPYAITNQAEFFAVVSEYFFEKPELLKDKHPELYFQLSRIFAQQPAG, encoded by the coding sequence ATGAACTCGTTGCCATTTGCTTATTTAATCCCTATTTTTTTGATTGCCCTTTACCTTGTCCTTAAAAAAAAGAAGGTTGCTGTTGAGCCTTTGACGGATGTGGACAGAAAAATACTCGACGACTATGTCGGTTACTACCATAATCTCGACTCGACTGATAAACTTAGGTTTGAGCAAAAGGTAGCAGCATTTTTTAGTACGGTTAAAATTGAAGCGGTAGGTTTGGAAATGACAACTTTAGATGAATTGCTGATTGCTTCGAGTGCCGTGATTCCGATTTTTGGTTTTGATGACTGGCAATACAAAAACTTAACCAGCGTCTTATTATATCCTGATACTTTTAACAAGGATTTTCAATTTGATGGCGGGGAAAGGAATATTATGGGTATGGTGGGTACAGGTTATATGAACGGACAGATGATTTTATCGCGTTCGGCGCTGCGCCATGGTTTTTCTAAAAGTGCCGGCAAAGAAAATACAGCGATACACGAATTTGTCCATCTTTTGGATAAATCGGATGGGGCAACTGATGGCGTTCCTGAAAATTTATTGGCACATGAGTACACTTTACCATGGATTAAAATGATGCATGAAGAAATGGAAAAAATTGAGGATAACAAGTCTGATATTAATCCTTATGCCATCACCAATCAGGCTGAATTTTTTGCCGTGGTTTCTGAATATTTTTTTGAAAAGCCTGAACTGTTAAAAGATAAACATCCCGAATTGTATTTTCAGTTAAGTCGCATTTTTGCGCAACAGCCTGCCGGTTAA
- a CDS encoding Gfo/Idh/MocA family oxidoreductase — translation MDTNINKTIHAGLLAYGMSGKVFHAPFLNAHDGFNLKAVVERSHKNAVNDYPNIISYNSVDELLNDEEIDLVVINTPNNLHYEHSKAALNAHKHILVEKPFTANTAQAKELFELADSVGKQIFFYQNRRWDSDFTSVKKVLDSGKLGKLVEVHLRYDRYRNVIGPKAFKEKPVEASGLLYDLGPHLLDQVISLFGKPLNFHKILGKNRAGTLVDDYFSIQLSYPDNVNVFVTSSMLVVNPQPGFILHGVNGSFIKQRTDIQEEQLLAGMKLTDPGYGVEPANKDGLLTTIDADGNKTEETIPSEVGSYLPLFEAVYQAIINNQPYPVTREDVLVQLEIIES, via the coding sequence ATGGATACGAATATCAATAAAACAATTCATGCAGGTTTATTAGCTTATGGCATGTCAGGTAAGGTTTTTCACGCGCCATTCCTAAATGCACATGATGGTTTCAATCTAAAGGCCGTAGTAGAGCGAAGCCATAAAAATGCAGTTAACGATTACCCCAATATTATTAGTTACAACAGCGTTGATGAACTTTTAAACGATGAAGAAATTGATTTAGTGGTGATTAATACCCCAAATAACCTTCATTACGAACATTCGAAAGCCGCATTAAATGCACATAAACATATTCTGGTTGAAAAACCTTTTACCGCTAATACTGCACAGGCTAAAGAACTTTTCGAACTGGCCGATAGCGTTGGCAAACAGATTTTCTTTTACCAGAACCGCCGTTGGGACAGCGATTTTACTTCGGTAAAAAAAGTGCTCGATAGTGGCAAGCTGGGTAAGCTGGTTGAAGTTCATTTGCGTTACGATCGTTACCGCAATGTAATCGGACCGAAGGCATTTAAAGAAAAGCCGGTAGAGGCCAGCGGATTGTTATACGATTTGGGCCCACACTTGTTAGATCAGGTGATCAGTCTATTTGGCAAGCCATTGAATTTTCATAAAATTTTGGGTAAAAACAGGGCAGGTACCTTGGTTGATGATTATTTCTCGATCCAATTGAGCTATCCCGACAATGTAAATGTTTTTGTAACCTCGAGTATGTTGGTGGTAAACCCACAGCCAGGCTTCATTTTACATGGCGTAAATGGTAGCTTTATTAAACAAAGAACAGATATTCAGGAAGAACAATTGCTGGCCGGCATGAAATTAACTGATCCGGGTTACGGCGTTGAACCTGCAAATAAAGATGGTTTATTAACCACTATTGATGCAGATGGGAACAAAACCGAGGAGACTATTCCATCTGAAGTAGGAAGTTATCTGCCCCTTTTCGAAGCTGTTTATCAGGCGATAATCAATAATCAGCCATATCCGGTTACCAGGGAAGATGTTCTGGTTCAATTAGAAATCATAGAAAGCTAA
- a CDS encoding alpha/beta fold hydrolase codes for MKRYFLLLSLSLFVLSHVKAKTDTLSITLDNVKYPYPVKYFSINTEGQDLKMGYMDVAPTANANGKTAILFHGKNFGGYYWGNVIKALTNIGYRVIVPDQIGFGKSSKAFIHYSFHQMAAWNKKLLDTLGIQKTVVLGHSMGGMLATRFALMYPETTQKLLLENPIGLEDYKTFVPYVTTAQQYQTELKTTAESVRKYYQGSYFTYWKPEYEYLVDIAGGVTNSADYPRWAKVAALTYTMIYEQPVVYEFQNLKVPTVLFIGKEDKTIVGKGLLTPDQQALHGQYKLLGKQTAAKIIGAKIIEFDACGHIPHIEIPTEFLVALTGSL; via the coding sequence ATGAAGCGATACTTCCTTTTACTTTCCCTGAGCTTATTTGTTCTTAGCCACGTAAAGGCAAAAACAGATACCCTTTCTATCACCTTAGATAACGTTAAATACCCTTATCCTGTTAAATATTTTTCTATTAACACCGAAGGACAAGACCTTAAAATGGGGTATATGGATGTTGCACCTACTGCAAATGCAAACGGCAAAACAGCAATTCTTTTCCATGGAAAAAATTTTGGCGGTTATTATTGGGGCAACGTGATTAAAGCATTAACCAATATTGGTTATCGGGTTATTGTTCCTGATCAGATTGGTTTTGGAAAATCATCAAAAGCATTTATCCATTACAGTTTCCACCAGATGGCGGCCTGGAACAAAAAACTCCTGGATACCTTAGGTATTCAAAAAACGGTGGTTTTAGGCCATAGTATGGGTGGTATGCTGGCCACACGCTTTGCTTTAATGTACCCCGAAACAACCCAAAAACTACTGCTTGAAAATCCGATAGGTTTAGAAGATTATAAAACTTTTGTTCCTTACGTTACCACTGCACAGCAATACCAAACCGAACTAAAAACTACCGCAGAAAGTGTAAGAAAATATTATCAGGGCTCTTATTTTACGTATTGGAAACCTGAATACGAATACCTGGTTGATATTGCCGGAGGGGTAACCAACAGTGCTGATTATCCACGCTGGGCTAAAGTTGCCGCGCTAACTTACACCATGATTTATGAACAGCCTGTAGTTTACGAGTTTCAGAATTTAAAGGTACCTACCGTTTTATTTATCGGCAAAGAAGATAAAACCATTGTGGGCAAAGGTTTACTTACACCTGATCAACAGGCTTTACACGGCCAGTACAAACTTTTAGGCAAACAGACAGCTGCCAAAATTATAGGGGCTAAAATTATCGAGTTTGATGCCTGTGGCCATATTCCGCATATTGAAATTCCAACAGAATTCCTGGTGGCATTAACGGGGAGTTTGTAA
- a CDS encoding ATP-binding cassette domain-containing protein, which translates to MININNLNFGYSKHKPLFKNMSMRLSNGHIYGLLGKNGAGKSTLLKNLAGLVYAQSGTLEVMGYDPAKRQPALLEQICFIPEEFYLPSVKIDEYIKANAPFYKSFDHNYFTDLIKEFDIPVEQKLINMSYGQKKKVIIAFGLATQAKLVIMDEPTNGLDIPSKAQFRKIMASAMTDERCIIISTHQVRDLDNLIDTVIMLDENDIALKATVEEITAKLTFKKVKEIDDSIIYAEPSLSGYNAVMPNYHQEESKLDMELLFNAILAEKIKFKPLFS; encoded by the coding sequence ATGATCAACATTAACAATCTTAATTTTGGCTACAGTAAGCATAAGCCATTATTTAAAAATATGAGCATGCGGTTAAGCAACGGCCATATTTACGGTTTGCTCGGTAAAAACGGCGCAGGCAAATCAACATTATTAAAAAACCTCGCTGGTTTGGTGTATGCACAGAGCGGTACGTTGGAGGTAATGGGTTATGACCCTGCGAAAAGACAGCCCGCACTTTTAGAGCAGATCTGTTTTATTCCGGAAGAATTTTATTTACCATCGGTAAAAATTGATGAGTATATAAAAGCCAACGCCCCTTTCTATAAAAGCTTCGACCATAACTATTTCACTGATCTGATTAAAGAATTTGATATTCCGGTTGAACAGAAACTCATCAATATGAGCTATGGACAGAAGAAAAAAGTAATTATCGCCTTCGGTCTGGCCACCCAGGCTAAACTCGTGATTATGGATGAACCTACTAATGGTTTAGACATTCCATCAAAAGCACAGTTCAGAAAAATTATGGCTTCAGCAATGACAGATGAACGCTGTATTATCATTTCTACGCACCAGGTTAGAGATTTGGATAACCTGATCGACACAGTGATTATGCTTGATGAGAACGATATTGCCCTTAAAGCAACAGTAGAAGAAATTACTGCAAAATTAACCTTTAAAAAAGTAAAAGAAATTGATGACAGCATTATTTATGCTGAACCATCCCTCTCTGGTTATAACGCTGTAATGCCAAACTACCACCAGGAAGAAAGCAAATTAGATATGGAGCTACTTTTTAATGCCATACTCGCAGAAAAAATCAAATTTAAACCTCTATTCAGTTAA